The following nucleotide sequence is from Archocentrus centrarchus isolate MPI-CPG fArcCen1 chromosome 18, fArcCen1, whole genome shotgun sequence.
TCTTCTATGGAAAAAATGGATAAACAGTGTTTCTATAACTCAACAAGAGTAAATAATGTGAACAGGTTATGTACACTCATTGgtcactttattaagtacaccttgctagtactgtgTTGGACCCCTTTgtccttcagaactgctttaattcttcgtggcacagattcaacaagctgctggaaacaagAGACAAGAGAGTTCGGTCCATGCTGACAtggcagcatcacacagctgttgcagatttgtcagctgcacattcatgataAGAAGCTCCCGttgcaccacatcccaaaggtgcgctgctgggttgagatctgttgactgtggaggccatttgagtttTAGTGAGCTCAGTGAAATGTTCAAGaacccagtttgagatgatctgagctttgtgacatgccgtgttatcctgctggaagcagccatcagaagatgggcgcACAGGTGGTCATAATACAGCAAAACTAAGGTAGGCTGTGgcgtttaaacgatgctcagttggtgctaAGGGGTTCAGAGAGTGCCAAAAAAATACCCCCCCACACCATTAGGccctgtttacacgagaacgttttcaagtgaaaacaaaattttGTTGCATTTCGGCCTCCTGCTTACACAAACGGTGTTTCCAGTCCCTGGAAATCaaactttttgaaaatgggttCCAGAGTGGAGCTTTTTCCAACTCCACTGCGACATGCACACTATGGTTGTGACTCCTATACTCACACCGCCAACTTctggcctggcaatgggaaaTGTTTAGTTTTCAATGTCTTGCGTTTCCGTGTGAATGGAGATCATTTTTACCAAGTTTCCATCTGAAGGTGCTATGAAAAAAAACGACACAGTTTCCACCGGATCGTTCTTGTGTTCAGCAGCCTGAACAGTTGATctgaggcaggatggatccatgctttcatgctggtTACACCAAGTCCTCCACGAATGTGACCGTAGAAATCAAGGCTCATCAGACAaggcaatgtttttcttctgttgtccaattttggtgagcctgtgtgaattataGCTTCACTTTCCTGTTCCTAGATGAGTAGCACTGGGtgagttattgttgccttcttagcagcttgaagcagtctggttattctcctctgacttctgacATCAGCAATGCATTTCCACCctacagagctgctgctcactggatagtttctctttttcagacaatTCTCTGTGGACCCTAcggatggttgtgtgggaaaatctcagcagaccagcagtttctgaaacactgtgGCACCAACACCCATCCCTTGTAcacattcacttaaatcacttttcttccccattctgaacTACtaagtttgaacttcagcaagtcGTCTTGACCGTGTGTCCAGGCTTAAATGCACTGTGCTGCTGCCATTTGATTGGCTcgttagatatttgtgttactgagcagttgagcaggtggacctaacaaagtggctagtgtgtgtgtgtagagtgaTTGTTTTACATgactttttattatattttaattctttCTGTAGGATCTGAAGTTTACTTTTAAGCATTTATTCTTATATCTGCTTAGATGTTTGTATTTTAGTAAAGACTGAACTCCAGCCTCTCTCCACAGCTGAGCGGtaccaagaaagaaaaagatggagAGGATAAAAAGCGAAATCCCATCCTGAAGTACATCGGCAAACCCCGGTCCACATCCCAGTCCAGTAAATTCAACTGCACAAACACTTTTAATCCAAACAAGAAGCTTTataaatcattattttaatcTGACGTCTAGACCCAATTCATGGTCGAAAGGCTAATGCTTCATGCAGTATTTtgacattgtttaaaaaaatggtttaatcaGGATCCATAATGAAAATATGAGTCTGTCAAAGCTCTGTATCGGGTGATGGTACGCTGACACACAACAATCAGATGCTCTCACTCATTGTGCTTGTATTGatttctttttgtcctttgttgcCCTTTTGTTGCTTTTTCCTGGTTTCACATGTTGATTTTTGGGATTTTCATTGTGTCATTATtctgattttgttgtttgtgtttggctCACTTTGATTTTGTAGCATTCCATGTCCCGTTGTCACCCACTGAAGGTACACAATTTGtcatttcagttttgcttttactcttttgtgcaaatttagCTTTTTAGGAAACACACTTGATTGTATTTCCCCATGTTTTAGACACATACtgcttactgtgtgtgtgtgtgtgtgtgtgtgtgtgtgtgtgtttactatTTTATTGTACCATTAAAGTAACAAAGTAGTGTCTGTGTTGGCAGTCCGGCCTGGCAGCGTCAGGAACATCATTCAGCAGTTTGAGAATAACTCGGAGACCGGAGAGGAGGGCGGTGACGCCGCTGACCCGCAAAGGCTCTCCTCCAGCAGCCTCGGAGATGAAATGGACAGGTAGCTGCACCTGCAGTATAAATTCAGAATCGGCTCGTAGCATCTGGGTGAACCTGAACCTCATTGATGTTTTTATGATCAGCTGATTTAgcgttttcagtttgttttctttgctctctcGCTCTACCAGTCCTCTACCAGTCCGCCTGGCTCGCAGCGAGTCGTTGAAGGCTCAGGGAGAAGGGCGACGGCGGGGCATCACCTCAGCAGCAGAGTCTGTCCCCCGCTCTCGTAGTGATGTGGACATGGAGGACTGTGGGGATGAGAGGGAGGGGTCAGGCCTGAGGCCGTTGCAGCACAGCGCCTCGTCATCTGCATCCAGCAGCTCTGCACGGTAAAGATTCACTTAGCCAGATGCGTTGGGGTATTCACGCACAGTTTCCTGTTAACATCTTGGCATCTTCTCCGATTCAGGCACTTTAGCAGCCTAATGGCAGGCTCTGATTTCACATTAATTAAATGTGCTTCAAGGAATCAAAACCCTGCCCTTAAAATAAAGTCTTTTTACCCCTGATTTCACCCTGAGAAGTGTAGGTTTTCACCTCATGCCGTGTCTGTCTCCACTCTCTCAAACTCAGGTCTCTAGAGAACCCTACACCCCCATACACCCCTCGGTCTAGACGCAGGTGAGTTAAATTGCTGCCACCGTAGATGGACAggcaaaagaaataaacatgacaTTCATGTGGATTTTTTGAAGATGGAAGTTGGGTTCACAAGTAGGAAATTTTGGTTTTCAGTCTTACGGTTTCACAAAGTTTTGgtctcaaaaatgtttttctttgttttttttttaaatgtgttttgaaaTGAAAGAGTGTTAATCATGAATTGGcatttgcttcttttttgttcCTCTTCATCTGTGTTCATGCATCTGTCGTCCACTGTCGTTCCATCCATCTGCATGTACACGTCGGTCCACTTTGTCCACACGTGTTTCTGGATGTGCATGTAGGAGCATGGAGTTACCGATCGCTCTGCTGCCGGACGCTGCGGTGCTGGAGGATGATGTGTGTGACAGTAAGACCTGGCAGGAAACCGTTTCCCCTCAGCTCCTCGCAACACTCAGTCCCAGGGAGGTGGATAGACAGGCTGTGATATATGGTAGGAGTTCATTTCAGTATTCGCACAAGAGAGAGcaaattttttcacttttattttttttctatctctccCAAATGTCTGAAGAAGTATAAACCTTTCCTTTACCTCACCTGTCCTCATCATATTTAGAGCTGTTCACCACTGAGGTGTCACACCTGCGAACCTTACGGGTCCTTGACCAGGTTTTCTATCAGAAGATGAGGTCTGTCCTGAACTCTGACGAGCTCGCCTGCATCTTCCCCAACTTGCCTCAAGTTTACGAACTCCACGGTCAGTCTTTGAATGTGTCGTAGCTGCGCTAAAGACCTGTGAAGTGCCGCATACAGGCCtggttaataaaaatgtaactacatATAAGCGCGTTTGAGTACTTTGAGTTGCTTTATGTTGACGGCGCTGTGTTGCTAGGTAAATAATAGTAAATGAAGCAAATACTGAGAAAAAGGTCGTAAGATGTAAGTGTAATCTCAGCCTGCAGCTTTTCTAAGTCTGTGGAGACACACACGGCATTACATTACTGTCCTACTTCACTAAGGAAACGCTTTGTTGTGCAGCTTTAAAATAACGTATGTTGTTTTATGGTTAATTTAAAGATCTGCTAGACTTTAAGATTCTTTTAgttctgtgtttcagtgttgcTTTTGTGTCACTTCTCTGCAGCAAGTCTGTGTGAGGCGATGAATAAGCGAAGAGAAACTCCCGTCGTTCAGGACATCGGGGATGTTATTCTGGCCAGGGTTTGTTTTGCACCTCACATCTCGATGGCAAATTGAAATATGTTTGTTCTATTCAGTGTGttaaccgtgtgtgtgtgtgtgtgtgtgtgtgtttgtgtgcttctaGTTTGAAGATGCAGCTGGAGACGAGTTTCAGGAACAAGCGTCCCAGCTGTGCCGTCAGCAGTCTCAGGCTCTGGAGCTCATTAAGAGCAAGCAACGTAAAGACCCTCGCTTCGCTCAGATTATCCAGgtacacacgtgcacacagccCCTGACAGAGcacatgaaatatttatttaacacacTTTGATGCTCCTTGTGCTCATTAAAGCTTTATGCAGTGAGCAGCTCGCCTGAAGTGTGTTTATGTAGGAAAGCTGTGTTTCTTTCTAATTTACTTACAGttaacagcagcagtgtgtacACTCTTGTGCAATATCCAGTGATTCAAAATGGGGGCACCTTACAGTAACTGCATCCTTCTAAGTAAAGCACAATAGTTTAGATTTAGTATATAACAAAAGTAAAAGTCCCACAGTGGGAGCTCTGTTCTTTTCTGAgactaaaatgttttaatattgcaattctttgtatgtttgttttcatttttaatgacatgaCCTCTTTTGCCATGGAGGAGATCAGTGTTGCATACATTTCTGGAGAGCTTTTCTTTTTGGCTTCAAATGAATTTACATACTTTCCGGTTCACAGTCGTccctttttcccctccttgTACAGAGGAACATGAATACAAGCTTTTCTGTGATGTAGATTAAGGGTTGTTTCTACAGCCTCTCATGATTCCATATTTAACACCTTTTGCACTTGTGAAGCCCTGCGTCCTCACACTCCTCTTCACATCTGTGCTATACTGTCAGGATTATACAATCACTGTGAGAATCCTGAGCAGGTTCTCACCAAACATACTGGATGGCATCTCTGTCTGAAGCacttttctgtctttgctttttCAGCACTAGACTGAGAAAGTAGGAGGACAGCGGCTGCAGCTGTATCTGCGCCCcgtggctgcagcagcgtttAGGCAGATTTTTAGTTGGTCGCTAATGTTTCTGATTCCTTTTTAAGTCTTTGTGAAATCATCAGTTTTCAGTTCCCTTTTCTGTGAAGCAAACATGCGGCTATAGAAAGAAGGTAAAACTTTGAACATCTCTTACTGATAAGGAAATTATAGATGTGTTTTGTCACCTTGAGTTTCTACTTCAGTGGCTTTATTTAAAGTGGGGTTTTCAGTCTTGATGACATGCTCTGCTTGTCAGCATGCACCCGCTTCATTAGGCACAAGCTGCCAGTATGGGGTTCGAccaccttttgccttcagaactctTAATTCTTCATTGCACAAaataacaaggtgctggaaactttcctctgagattttggtccatatcgacacaatagcatcacacagatgctgcagttttttttggctgcacgtccatgatgagaatctcctgttccaccacatcccaaaggtgtttgtTGATTGAGATCAGAGGTCAGTTGAGTTTCGTGAACTCCTTGTCATGTTCAAAAGAACAGTTTGATACAAGCTTTGGGGCATAGcgtgttgtcctgctggaagcagccgtcagaggatgggtacactgtggtcatcaagggatggacatggttagtaacagtactcaggtaggctgtggtgtttaaatgatgctcagttggtactaaggggccaaaGAGTGCCAAATAACATCCCCCACACTGATACAGCACCATCAGCAGACTGAACTATTGATCCAAGACAGGATGggtccatgttgtttacaccaaattctgaccctgccatccagatgttgcagcagaaaccgagactcatcagaccaggaaatATTTTCCAGTGTTCTGttgttttggtgagcctgtgtgaattgtagcttcagtttcctgttcttagttgacaggagtgacaccagTGTGGTCGTCTGCCGCTGTAGCCGTCTGCTTCagggtttgatgtgttgtgcatttggagatgctcttctgcttaccttggttgtaacgagtggatatttgagttactgctgctgtcttatcagctcaaagcagtctgtccattctcctctgacctctgacatcagcagtttctgaaatactcagagcagcttgtgtggcaccaacaaccatgccatggacaaagttacatttattctccattctgatgctccgCTTGAGCTTTAGAATGTGTCCATGTGTATGACTGACTGATTAGACATGTGTTAAGGAGCGGTTGTACCTAAttaagtggccagtgagtgtagaaatgatctttttaatcagtttattgcaATTAAAGTGATACTCAACTAGGGTGTACTAAATTTCTTTAGAGGATAATTGATTATTATTGTACTACGAGTATTACGAGTTGTAATCTAGCTTTGAAAGTATATTGATTTAGCATAAAATGCAGGATAAAcatctgtttgcttttttttttttcttcaggagtGTGAGGCGAGTCCTCACTGTCGCAGGCTGCAGCTCAAAGACCTGCTGGTGTCAGAGATGCAGAGACTCACAAAGTACCCTCTGCTGCTGGacaaaatcattaaatacacagaaggtgAGGAAACCAgatacacaataaaatgtgtcaAATAAAGTGATGCTGTTAAGAACAGTAATcttactgatttatttttagagGGTTCATCGGACCTCCCCTTGCTCCAGCGTGCACAGGCATGTTGCAGAGGGATTCTGCAGAGTGTCAATGAGGACGTCAGGGAAACGGAGCACCGGCAACGCCTCAGCGAGTACCAGCGCAGGCTAGATGCTACCCCACAGTTCAAGGTGACAGAGGAGTTTAGCTAGTTAAAATATTCTTATTCCGATTCTAATAAAGGCTGACAGTGATTGATTTTTAACCTGGAGTAGTAAATTGATTTGTTTGACTCTTCTTTTACACAGAATCTGGACCTCACCACTAAAAGAATGATCCATGAAGGCCCTCTCATCTGGAAAGTTAACAAAGACAAGCAGATAGGTGAGCATCGCGGTGGTGATCATGTCCACCAGTTTGAGTTTCACACCATTTAATCAATGTGTCTGCTTTCCTGTGTCAGAGATCCAAgcgctgctgctgtcagactgcCTGGTCCTCCTTCAGAGGGGCCCAGACGAGCGGCTGCAGCTGCGATATCCATCCAGCAGGttgggtggaggtggaggaagcAGCGGAGACAGCAAGACCTGTTTTAGCCCTCTCGTGAACCTGGAGTCACTGCTCGTTCGCTCAGTAGCTACAGGTACACCTGCAGCCTTATGACTGTCCGTCCTTTAATATTTCACAGCCGTCCTTTCGGTGATTTTAATGTCCGcatcttctgttttctctgcagacaacAAAGCCCTTTATGTTATCAGCACCACAGAGAGGCAGATCTATGAGCTGGTGGCTGGAACGCCATCCAACAAAGACATGTATGCTGTTTTCTGTGATTGCCATTTACCTGAGGACTTGTATGCTTTGCTGTGCTGCATATCTGACGCATGTCTTAACTTCCTGTTAAACAGCTGGAAAGATTTACTCGAGAAGGCCATCTCTTCAGCCAGTGGATCATCACCGTTGCTCAATCACAGCTCAATGTCGTGAGTAAATTTGATGCATTCTTTTGATTTATGATCATATTTGCATGAAAAAGATCATCTTAATTTTAAGCATTGTTTATGATGATCTGTCTTCTTTTGACGTGTTTATTTtatgcaaacatattttttaataatctcATCAAGTCATAAACTACATGCacagtgctgtttgtttttatgaattCCCTTCAGTTCCCCCAAGCTACGCAGCGCTTCCCCCGTCTCAACCAGCAGCACCGTCTATGGAGGTAATAACCACACTGATCGTCAGCCTCCAATATGTACAGTCTGCAGATGTTTTCAAAGCTTTCTCTGAGTTCGCTTCCTGACTGTTGCAACTCTTCCAGATAACTCTCTGACGGAGCAGTCAGACTCCACGGAGACTCACTCCACCAGCGATGACCCCATGCTCTCCGACAACACGCCTTCGGACCAATCGGAAGCTTTCATCCGTCGTGACAGACAAGAAGTCGGTGTGGCAGAGGCTGCTTTGCAAGATGGTGAGAGTTTGTATGTTTAATGGTGGATTCTGTTTCTTCTGGTTGTgggatttaaaaagaaagaaatcgaAGCCCTGACCCTTGGTTAACACTAATCCAAAATgtgttctcttcttcttcttttttttgggggggggggggcttcacaGTCGAAACACTGCGGCAGCTCATATTACGAGATCTCGAAGAGGACAGTTGGAGCCACGATTCAGATGATACGCCCACCAATGAGACGGCCGCTGAAAGGAGCTCATTCACTGAGAGGCAGCGACCGGAGTCTCTGGAGACGGTCCTCAACTACTGCACCGATGAATGGGACGCCGAGCCAGAGGAGCTGCTGCCCGCAAAGACGGAGAAACCCAGCGTTCAGGTTGTGAGGAAAGGTAACGGATCCCGTAGAGAGAACCTGGCCAATGAACACCTTTAATTTTTCAGCAGCTGCTCACTCAGAATTCTGTTCTCAAATAATTCAACACTTCAAAACAACTGCACCGTTGTTTCCAACGAGGTGACTGCAGCTTACTacattttgcttgtttttaagtGATACCTGGGTGGGTATAATGGCTGCCTTTCTTTGCATGTTTTCTCTCTTACACACTTgatcttctctttttctttgctgGTGAGAACACAATGACACACTTAATTCCAACTCTCCACTCCTTCACACCCTTCAACGCACTCCTCTTTGTCACAAATCTGTCCTCTGTGCATAGCCGTGGTTGTGggtccttcttcttcttctgtccctgaagacatcactgatgatgtcaccCTCCCCTCCAATCAATCATCCAAGTCAAGAAGCGAGGCCAAAAAACAGGGTAATAATGACCAAATTGGTCCAcagctgtagtttttttttttttttcccccataggTATAATAGATAAagaatataatattttttttctgtgacctCACTTACTAAAACACTTTGTTTCTTACCACACCTCTGTGCTCCAGGGAATACGTTCTACCTGGTAATGCCCACAGAACAGGGTGAGAGCATGACTGAAGATCTCAACGACCCTCCTACTCCCACTGCCAGCCACTTCCCTCAGCTTGTAGAGGAAATGACATCACCACAGATGCACCCAGAAGAGGAAACACCAGCCTGCGGTCCAGAGTCCAACCAATCAGAGACTATGCAACTGGAACACGAAACAGAAATGGGCCAGTCGCGGGCTGTGCAACAGTGCAGGAGTCATGTAATCAAAAATGTGGATGAGATTTTTCACACAATTGAGGGGTTGATGAGCAAGTTGCGCCACCTGAAGGTGAGTTTGTAGTAAGATGGAATCAAAAGAGCAGCCAGCATGTGATTCTGTCTGTGTCAACCACAACCTCCATCCACCCGAATCTAATGTTTGGAGTAGACCTCATTAACAGCAGTAgttacatttttggaaatataATAATACATATTTTGGCAGTAAATCTTACACTGTTAAAAAGCCCGTTtctttccccttaaatggagccacatttgtaaggaaactGCATTTGTGGgtggagcagcagagttgagtatgtgggttatGGCTATGAAAAACTTGGCAAATTTTcactgccaatgccaaacagcttattctgctattgactctttgGTGCCGTTTATTGGATttgatgattgaagtctgaagaaacgaGACATACTGGCAAGTCAGTTTATTCAGAGCCTCAgaagcatgtggaagaaccagacacagccacaacagcctgacaCCACCTCCTCGtgctggtcacacactgctgtgagatggcatcccattcttcaaccaacATTTGACGCAAGTCAgacagtgtggttgtgttggtcactcgggcacaaacagcacatccaagatgatcccacacgtGTTCAGTGGGGTGGAGGTCAGGGCTGTAGACAGCCAAGCCAATTTtacttataaagcactttaaaaaccgcaagcactgaccaaagtgctgaacaaagaaaacaagacaacagtACACAAGGGAagtgcagattaaaaaaaaataacacaggatAAAAGCAGCAATAACAAACATAGTTTATCatgaatcaaataataaaacagtataaagggcgcctgggtggcttagcggtgaagccggcgaccacatgcatatgccgcattgtgttgcggtgcgggtggcgctggttcgagtcccggcctgttgccaatttgcccacgtgtcttcccctatatctttcccccatttcctgtctctctccactgccaataaaagctgctgtggccaaaaatgcaaaaaaaaaaagaaggaaataaataaaacagtataaaataactaggtaaaattaaataaaaaataaatacacaacaactaaaatcagcatctcaaacctggtcaaatgccaggtgaaataagtgggtcttaagagaagttttaaaagttgtcagtgaagaggcctgtctaatatgcagtgCAGCGagttccatagtttaggggctACCACcgcaaaggctctgtcccccctaaGCTTCCACTTAGCCCTCCACACATCCAAAAgcagtttatcagctgatctgagcaagCAGGTAGGGGAGTGTAGGTGCAGTAACTCAGAGAGGTATGATGGGGCAAGGCCATTTAAAGACTTAAGACACAGGCcgttccatcctctccactcccaaattctggaggtattCTCTGATAAACCCTGCTCTGTGGGGGTGAGGGTTGTCaacttggaggatagagtttggTTCCCAACTGTAGAGATAAGGGATTACCAGCATTGCATGAGCTCATCTAAACCTCTCTGCATTGGGATTGCCTCCTATGCCTTGTTTGTCCCAGTGAAGGAGGTGCCACCGCACATCATCACAGTGCCTCCACCAAAAGCTGCTATCCGGGCAGCAATCAGCATGGCGTTCTCCACATCTTCTCCACACTTTGACCCTACGATCCAACTGCCCTATGATCCATCTGACTGCAAATCTGTTGAAGACTGCCTACCGTTCCTAAGTGCTGATAGGGTGAGGACGCGGTCTTTTTATGGTGTCGACTTCTTGGGATGCCCACTTGGTGATCTGCGGAACACCAGCTTGAAGGTGCCCTATGGTACAAGACCCATAAAAAGCAAATGCCTGGAGTAGACACCAACTGATCGATTATTTGTTGactcaaaatttatttttatgctaAATTTACTTTTACTAGCTTtatgaaacagagagcagaggaaagaaggaaaacgcacaatgctcaaaaaaaacccaaaaaacggAGCACTCAATCATCCCAGTATAAtacaaagtcagttaaacttcagaTATATCAGTCTGTCCAGTTAGGAAGCAGAAACCACTGTGAATCggtttcacctgctttggtgcaaatgaaagtgacacCAGGTACATGATGGTACCTGCAGCAGATTGAGCTTAGCTTCTCTAGGATGGAACATCCATCCTCTCAAGAATGTTTGCTCAGTCTCCAGGCACAGTTTTGAGTGCTTAGAAGATACCAAGAGACGGGATGTTACATGAGGAGAGCTGGCTAAGGTGATAGGGGGGCATCAatccagcagcagaggagaaggaggaggatgaaaaCTTCAGGAGCCctgcaaaaatgtcaaaaacagaCTATCACGTTGGCATGAGGGTCCAACATCCTTTAGTAGAACCTGTGTACTGTGCAGCTTGATTGGCTTTGATTCCACCACCGGTGCCACACTCTGAGAGCAGGTTAACACTGAGCTCATAACAGAGATGTGAAAGAGTCTGGAAACGCTGTGGCAAACATTATTCTGCCTGCAGTATCATCCAGCATGACAGGTTTTGCAGTGAGTCATGGCTTGCTAGCCAACTCGCCTTCACTGCTGTTAGTCACCATAATGAAATTCTCTGACCTAATGCCAGTGCAGCGTGCCTCCTTATGCCGCCAGAGTGTGTTGGGACTTCCTGGATGATGAAGGCATTGATGTCAGCATTTCATAGATTAGAGGAGTCACTTCCTGTAGTGTGATCTAATTCTCTgcaagaaataaatgaaagtgtATTTCCTAAAACTATTAACTCCTTTGCAGGAGATAGAGAAGAAGCATTACAAGCTTCTGGAAACCCTCAAAGAGTCCTCTGTCAGTCAGGAGATGGAGGACCAACAGTCTCCCTCTGCAACCGTCTCCAGGACGCCGTCTCTAGATCGCGGCTCAGGAGATGGTGAGTTTACGCTGAATTTGCAACTTAAATGTTTACAAAGTGGTGACTGATGATAGCAGGTTTTTCCTCCTGTACATactaattaaaatattaaaatgatctttctgtttgtttgtttttcaatcCGACCAGGCAAAGAGGGCAGACCAGCAGAGCCCAAAATCCTGTCAACTGGATTCTGATGTCGCTGCAGGGTAAATTTACTTGCAGTCACTTGATCTTGATTGGTGGCATACAGACGTACCTATACGCACCCACTTTCAGACCATGTTCCCCTCACCCATCAGCCCTGCATGCACCAGCCAGCGGCGCAGAACATCAAAAAGCCCATCGcagtttctctgtttctgttgcCCTGACACAACAGGAAGGTGGTCGGACTCAGATTTCTAAGCTCAGTGCAGTACGAGGGAATCCGTGGAAGCTGAGGAGAAAATAtgaaggaaggagaaaaaaaaaagactcagaaGTCAAGTTTACTGTGGAGGAGAAAACTAAAACGTTGGAAGAACTGAAAGTGGAAAACTGAGCAAGTTGGATATTTGTGAAGGAAAGTGACTTGCATGTATTGCTTTTGAAGAGCTGGTTGAAGGAACAGAGCACAAAACAAGTGttgaaatgttaatttaaggAAAATAATAATCAGAGGGACCCGTCACCCCA
It contains:
- the arhgef11 gene encoding rho guanine nucleotide exchange factor 11 isoform X4 codes for the protein MSLRQPTSTLDSRAAHKKTNQLFRLSSLTIGDSERKSSAPQQREPAAEIITDSTVPGLVQRCVVVQKDQLGFGFTVCGERVKLVQNVRPGGAAVKAGVQEGDRIIKVNGSLVSSMSHQEVVKLIKSGTYVALTLQGPPPSATSLPLEPLTADHAPNQRTSLGGEAAPPPPPPLPSGMSSTPSQRITGPKPLQNTEVQKHATQILRKMLEQEEAELQDLLDEQLRNPSPSLEERIESAKRRAHQVRVKIQQEVEGTRAESVTSYVIAGEGRLSMDSSDGDMEAFESPHSSPSFSFRTPLHRRQRSDTHTLSDLGGKAQIIGPEEEDEECDGYAFNEMDGPFQDIELLKARPAHMTVFMRYVFTQLLDPNPLLFYLSVEAYLGSSPKDARALAPQICSHFLEPDAPLKIKVREEYLADIETRLHAQEDIRGPLSDLQQQVLPDIQDQMQDYRNKQMMGLGSLFGEGDLQHLDGDPLKERQVVDKQVVALWEILSKHEEDRSSPLASAVLLYLRHSGIKLRDSKVFPGLTTEKDKWLTFLKPKKLSGTKKEKDGEDKKRNPILKYIGKPRSTSQSTFHVPLSPTEVRPGSVRNIIQQFENNSETGEEGGDAADPQRLSSSSLGDEMDSPLPVRLARSESLKAQGEGRRRGITSAAESVPRSRSDVDMEDCGDEREGSGLRPLQHSASSSASSSSARSLENPTPPYTPRSRRRSMELPIALLPDAAVLEDDVCDSKTWQETVSPQLLATLSPREVDRQAVIYELFTTEVSHLRTLRVLDQVFYQKMRSVLNSDELACIFPNLPQVYELHASLCEAMNKRRETPVVQDIGDVILARFEDAAGDEFQEQASQLCRQQSQALELIKSKQRKDPRFAQIIQECEASPHCRRLQLKDLLVSEMQRLTKYPLLLDKIIKYTEEGSSDLPLLQRAQACCRGILQSVNEDVRETEHRQRLSEYQRRLDATPQFKNLDLTTKRMIHEGPLIWKVNKDKQIEIQALLLSDCLVLLQRGPDERLQLRYPSSRLGGGGGSSGDSKTCFSPLVNLESLLVRSVATDNKALYVISTTERQIYELVAGTPSNKDIWKDLLEKAISSASGSSPLLNHSSMSSPKLRSASPVSTSSTVYGDNSLTEQSDSTETHSTSDDPMLSDNTPSDQSEAFIRRDRQEVGVAEAALQDVETLRQLILRDLEEDSWSHDSDDTPTNETAAERSSFTERQRPESLETVLNYCTDEWDAEPEELLPAKTEKPSVQVVRKGNTFYLVMPTEQGESMTEDLNDPPTPTASHFPQLVEEMTSPQMHPEEETPACGPESNQSETMQLEHETEMGQSRAVQQCRSHVIKNVDEIFHTIEGLMSKLRHLKEIEKKHYKLLETLKESSVSQEMEDQQSPSATVSRTPSLDRGSGDGKEGRPAEPKILSTGF